The Acinetobacter chinensis genomic sequence AATTCGGGTTTCATTTAAGGATTTTCGCTCATCCGTACCATCTTCAAGTTTACGGAAAACGTTATAACGGACTACACCATGACGGTCTTCAAGTGACTCTACGGTCCACTTGTTACCTTCCTGATCCTGAACTTCATCATTCACATTAAATATAATGCGTGACAAAGGTGCATTGTTCCGTGCATAGACACGGGTTTCATCACTTTTGGGGAATAAAATGCTGACCGATCGTTCATCTACATCAATAAGAACTCCCAGACCAAGCTCTGTTTCTGTATCAGATAACCAACGTTGACCAATAGCAAACTGCTGCAATTTTTCCACCTTTTTTCAGAAGTTAGGACTGCGATTTCTGAGCCATATACCTGTTCGGTATTTGATCAAATAATCCCGTCTTTAAGCAATGTATTTTGACACAAAGCCCACTAAAAAGTGAGCAATATTAGTAAGTATTCATGAAGATTCATTTAAAAAGGGACTGCGCAGTGAAATTCAACCTTTTCACCACTGACAGGATGACTGAAACTCAGATAAGCAGCATGCAGACAGAGTCTTTCTGCCAGTGACTGCTGTTCCTCAGTTGCATACAGCGTGTCCCCAATAATTGGGTGTCCCAGGTACTGCATATGAACCCTTAACTGATGCGATCTGCCGGTAACAGGTGTCAGTTCCACCCGGGTGACTGGCTGTCCCTGAATTTCAGAATGCTCCACTGCTTTCCACAAAGTCAGTGCAGTTTTGTTGTGTTCAGGGTCGGCAATATGTAAAGGAGGATGAGCAGGATCGTACACTACAGGAACACTGATCTCACCCTCACCTTCAAGTCTGCCTGCAACCAGTGCCTGATAAGTTTTGGATGTCTGTCTTTCCTGGAACTGTCTTGAAATACTATTCTGACCTGTTCTGGACAATGCAAATACAAGAATGCCAGAAGTATCACGGTCAAGACGGTGAATCAGAAGTGTTCTGGGTTCTGTTTTCAGAAGCCTTGAAATCACGCAGTCCTTTAAGTCTTCAGTTTTACCTGGAACAGTAAGTATTCCTGCTGGTTTGTGAATAACCATGAAATCTTTATCACGATGAATCAGATGTTCAGTTAGAAAATTACTCAAAGTTCAATCCAGGCTGATCATAAAAACAAGGCGGCAATGATAGAAAGCCTGACACAGAATTACAATGCACAATGCTTCTTTTCCCGACGGATTTTCCGATTCTGACAAAAAATAATTTCAATTTGCTGAAAATTAAAACTCAGCTTTCAAAAGATGGAAAAGTTGTCTCAGTGAATTGTTCTGTTCAAAGTCTTCATAGCTGATTCCCGCGCCATTGGCACGCCATAAACCGATCAGACTGACCATCGCTACAGAATCCAGTCCATACTGACGTAAATCAGTTTCTGGATCAATTTCCAGTGGCTCCATATCCAGCTGTTCAGCCACAGCCAGCAGAATCCCTTTATAAGAAAGAATTTTTTCTTTCGGTGCTGACAAAGACCACAGTCTGGCAACAGTATGACTGTTCATGTGATGAATATGCTGCTGGGTCATATTTTCAACCCATTGAATATGCTGTTCCTGATTTGCCAGCTGAATTGCATCATCCACGAGGCAGACTTTATCCGTAATGCTTTTCAGATGTGACAGCAACGGTTTAAGCTGAGGACTGATCAGTCCTGAAATAATAAGCTGCTTACGCTGAGTCATCTGTTCACCCAGCTGCATCAGACCTTGAATATCCTGCTGATATGAATAATCAACCACTGGAATTTCAAGTGCTTTTGCTCTTTTGAGTGTATGCAGCATGTTGTGATTCAGTTCCGACTGTTCCCAGTCCGACAAAAGACGCAGTTCATTCAGCCCTGCGACCAGCAGTACACTTTCCTCAGAGAGTAAAGTCCATTTTGCCAAAGATGGGCTGAGCTGAATCTTTTTGGGCATTGTATACAGCATACTGACTGAACCTGTACCGGATTAATCAGCTAAAGCCAGGAAAACCTGAATGGCATGACGGGCAATCTCTGCATCCTGCTCAGATTTGACACCAGAAACACCCACAGCTCCAACCAGCTGCTCTTTATAAAGGATAGGTTCTCCACCTTCCAGCATACCTGAAACACTGTTGACCGTTAAGAACCCCAACTGACCATCTCTGACCAGTTCTTCAAACATTCCCGATGGACGACGGCTCGCAGCTGAACATCGAGCTTTTTCAATACTCAGACCCGCTGTCATCGGTGATGCACCATCCATTCTTTTCATTGCCATGAGACTGCCCGTATCGTCCACGACTGCAATACTGACATTAAATTCTTTATCTACTGCAAACTGGTGAGCACGCGTCAATAAAAATTCAGCATCTTCCAGGGTCAGATAGTGTTTAGTCTTCATCACAACATATTCCTCAATCCAATAGAAAAGCCCGCAGCAGATGCCACAGGCTTAGTTTAATCGAATTTTTGAGCGCTTAGACTTTCATTTCAGCAAAAGTCTCTTTAGCTGCCTGAATTGTGAACTGAATGTCTTCTTCTGTATGTGCTGCTGAAATAAATCCAGCTTCAAATGCAGACGGAGCCAGGTTGACCCCACGTTTCAGCATACCGTGGAAAAATTTACGGAAAGCATCCACATCACACTTCAGAATATGATCAAAACTGCTGATTTCAGTCTGATCTGTAAAATAAAGACCAAACAGACCACCAGCCTGCTGAGTAAAGAATGGAATACCTGCTTCATCCGCCGCAGCCTGAAGACCTTTCAGCAAGCTGTCCAGACGGGCAGACAACTGTTCATGGAAACCTGGCTGACGTAACATTTCAAACATTTTGATACCGGCACGCATTGCCAGTGGGTTACCTGACAGCGTTCCTGCCTGATATACACCGCCTAAAGGTGCAATGCATTCCATAATTTCACGCTTACCGCCAAACGCTCCAACAGGAAGTCCCGCACCAATAATTTTACCTAAAGTGGTCAGATCCGGCTTTACGTTGTAATAAGCCTGCGCACCACCCAAAGCCACACGGAAACCCGTCATCACTTCATCAATAATAAAGACTGAACCATGCTCATCACACTGTTCACGAATGGTTTCAAGGAAACCAGGGAGGGGTTTAACCAGGTTCATATTCCCTGCAACAGGTTCAACAATCACACCTGCAATCTCTGCACCAAACTTGGCAAAACAGGCTTTTACTGCCTCAATATCGTTATACGGCAAAGTCAGAGTATGTTTGGCAAAATCGGCAGGAACACCTTTGGATGTCGGTTCGCCCATCGTCAGCATACCCGATCCTGCTTTCACCAGCAGTGAATCTGAATGACCATGGTAACAGCCTTCAAATTTTACAATCATGTCACGACCGGTATAGCCACGAGCCAGACGGATTGCAGTCATAGTTGCTTCTGTACCGGAGTTGGTCATACGAACCAGTTCAATGGATGGCATCACTTCACAGATAATATCTGCCAGTGTGGTCTCATGGACCGTCGGTGCGCCAAAACTTAAACCATCCACAGCAGCTTCCTGAACAGCTTTTACAATTTCAGGATGTGCATGCCCAAGAATCATCGGTCCCCATGAACCGACATAATCCACATAGCGCTTACCATCTACATCATATAGATAAGCACCTTTCGCCTTTTCAATAAATACGGGAGTTCCACCAACACCGTTAAATGCTCTTACAGGAGAATTTACTCCTCCTGGAATATGTTTACTGGCTTGTTTAAACAATTGTTCCTGCTTGGCAGATAAAGTCATGAAAATTCTCGGCTTAATAATTCAAATCACAAAATAACTCAGGCTTTATGAGCGGAAAACAACTCTGCCCATTCCTGAGTTCGGACAGTTACACCTGATAAAGAGCGACCTAATATATCACTAATTACTGCACAAAAGTCTGCACCTGCGTCAATCACTTCTGCTGAATTTTCAACAGTTAAGCCACCGATCGCACAGACTGGAACATCAAATTTTTCTTTTGCCTGTTTTAAAGTTTCAAGCCCGATATTTCCAGCTTCAGGTTTCGTTTCTGTGGCAAAAATTGCGCCAAAAGCCACATAATTTGCGCCATCGGCAACAGCCTGTTCTGCAAGTTCAATCGAGTTATTACAGCTGCGTCCAATCAGGACACCTTTAGGTAAGCGCTGGACTGCTTCTGCAACAGAACCATCACCCTGCCCCAGATGTACACCCACACCGTACTTCACGGCAGTTTCAAGATCATCATTAATGACGAAAGGCACTTTATATTGCGCACACATTGACTTCATGTATTCAATTTCATAAGCCTGATCTTCTTTAGCCACTTTTTTACGACGGTACTGTAATACCGCAACATCATAAGTCGCCATAGCACCTTCGAGCTTTGCCAGTAAAAGTTCGATAGGATCATCATTAGTAATCAGATACAGACCACGCATATTTTAAACCGCTGTCAAAACAAAACCTGATTTTAACCCGATTCCACCCGACGGTTCATCACCGAACCATAAATATGTATTTAATTCTTCCTATCCATAAAACTTCAGAATCATTCAATCGCATCAAGCCCAGACAACAGCCTGATCAGTGAATCCGACGCTATGGCATATTTTCCACAGATAAAAAAAAGCCGTATTTACATACGGCCGCAATCAAACAATCAACTTCCTTACTCATAACTCCAGTAAACTCTCCCATGTAGCAGTCTTATCAAATAAAAGTTTATTTTTTACAATTGCTTTAAATATTGCGTTTTGAGCATCCAGATATGAAATACTGATCGTACTGGTACTGTCAGTCAGATCCTGAATATTCAACACTCCACTGTACGGATAACCCACCACTTCACCCTCTGCATCAGTTTTGAACAGATAAGGCGTTGCTGAATTATCAAATGCGATATTAATATCCCCACCTTCACGCCCTGTGGATTTCACTTTTCCTTTGACCTGATTTTTAATATCCGCAGCACCCTGAGGAGTCCAGTCCAGCTGATAATCACTCAGTACATAACTGACACTCTGAAAACCACCTTTACCATTCGGCTCTTTTACCAGGATATCGATCTGATCTGATTTAAACTGCGTCAGTATTTCACTGTCTGTGCTCAGTAATTTCCCTTTAATGATCTGCGTGGTGCCGTCAGGAAAAGCCAGGTTTAAATCCTGAAAATTATAACCCGCACTCACATCAATACTGCCATTTGCAACTGCACTGGCCTCACTCTCAAAAATACCTGTACATTTATCCAGTGTAATTACAGTTCCTGTCTGTTTCCATGAACCCGTTTTACAGGGTATAGACTCACCTATTTCGTCCATACCGTATACAAGGGTATCCACGATTCCCTCCATCAGGGTTTCCCGAAGTGCAATCCCGCTGCTTGTTTCAACTTTAGCCAGTACCTGTGCTTCCGAACTTTCATTATTTTGATTATTTCCACCAGGTGTTCCCTGATCTGCTGAACTTTGACTGTCCGATCCACCACCGCACCCAGTCATTAAAAAAATTCCACTGCACAAAATCGCGATTAATTTTAATTTCATGATGACTTCCAGTATTTTTTTATAGTCTGCATAGTGTTAGACATATTTTTTTTGCAGTCTATTCCATAAACCAGGTATAGACAGGTGACCAGAATACATATACCTGCAATTAATTCTGAACAATTAGTGAAGTAAATTTAAAAAACTGAAAAATACCAGATTTCAGTGATAGATCATTTTTTAACAGGAGTATTTAATAAAGTTACTTGATAACAACAATAGAGTTATAAAAGTAATAGTCTGTAAAGAGAACCATGCCTACAAAATATAATAATAATTTAGGTATGACCAAACATGATCCATTATGTTCTGCGTTCAAAAAAGCATTTGGGGAGGCTTGCAGAGCATAATGGATCAACCTATTCATTCAATGCAATCATTTTTCAATCCAGATGCACTTCAGCAGATATTTCATCTACTTTCTGAACAATCCAGTTTCCAGAAATAAAAAAAGCCTGAGGAATGTTACCCTCAGGCATGGAAAGATAAAGAGTTGCCGTGGTTAAACCATTGCCAGATGGTTGATTCGACATAAGTAATTATTAGAATATTCACTCTAATTTTGCAATACCCTTAAACATTCATTTGTCTTTTTTTTATCATATTGTGCAATTTTTTCAAAAGAATGAATCAGTCTGCTTCACAACAGAACCCAGTTTTGCATCTGATACTCTGTTTGCAGATATTTTTACCAGCATTTTTTCAGTAATTCAGCAGTAAATCTGGATGTCAAACCTCCCCATTGATTTGCAACAGATGCGCAAATAGCCTTATATGGCATGGAATTGACCGCACAGGAGTGATTCACAGGCAAACGA encodes the following:
- a CDS encoding RluA family pseudouridine synthase, whose product is MSNFLTEHLIHRDKDFMVIHKPAGILTVPGKTEDLKDCVISRLLKTEPRTLLIHRLDRDTSGILVFALSRTGQNSISRQFQERQTSKTYQALVAGRLEGEGEISVPVVYDPAHPPLHIADPEHNKTALTLWKAVEHSEIQGQPVTRVELTPVTGRSHQLRVHMQYLGHPIIGDTLYATEEQQSLAERLCLHAAYLSFSHPVSGEKVEFHCAVPF
- a CDS encoding phosphopantetheine-binding protein → MLYTMPKKIQLSPSLAKWTLLSEESVLLVAGLNELRLLSDWEQSELNHNMLHTLKRAKALEIPVVDYSYQQDIQGLMQLGEQMTQRKQLIISGLISPQLKPLLSHLKSITDKVCLVDDAIQLANQEQHIQWVENMTQQHIHHMNSHTVARLWSLSAPKEKILSYKGILLAVAEQLDMEPLEIDPETDLRQYGLDSVAMVSLIGLWRANGAGISYEDFEQNNSLRQLFHLLKAEF
- a CDS encoding GlcG/HbpS family heme-binding protein, translated to MKTKHYLTLEDAEFLLTRAHQFAVDKEFNVSIAVVDDTGSLMAMKRMDGASPMTAGLSIEKARCSAASRRPSGMFEELVRDGQLGFLTVNSVSGMLEGGEPILYKEQLVGAVGVSGVKSEQDAEIARHAIQVFLALAD
- the hemL gene encoding glutamate-1-semialdehyde 2,1-aminomutase, yielding MTLSAKQEQLFKQASKHIPGGVNSPVRAFNGVGGTPVFIEKAKGAYLYDVDGKRYVDYVGSWGPMILGHAHPEIVKAVQEAAVDGLSFGAPTVHETTLADIICEVMPSIELVRMTNSGTEATMTAIRLARGYTGRDMIVKFEGCYHGHSDSLLVKAGSGMLTMGEPTSKGVPADFAKHTLTLPYNDIEAVKACFAKFGAEIAGVIVEPVAGNMNLVKPLPGFLETIREQCDEHGSVFIIDEVMTGFRVALGGAQAYYNVKPDLTTLGKIIGAGLPVGAFGGKREIMECIAPLGGVYQAGTLSGNPLAMRAGIKMFEMLRQPGFHEQLSARLDSLLKGLQAAADEAGIPFFTQQAGGLFGLYFTDQTEISSFDHILKCDVDAFRKFFHGMLKRGVNLAPSAFEAGFISAAHTEEDIQFTIQAAKETFAEMKV
- the thiE gene encoding thiamine phosphate synthase, coding for MRGLYLITNDDPIELLLAKLEGAMATYDVAVLQYRRKKVAKEDQAYEIEYMKSMCAQYKVPFVINDDLETAVKYGVGVHLGQGDGSVAEAVQRLPKGVLIGRSCNNSIELAEQAVADGANYVAFGAIFATETKPEAGNIGLETLKQAKEKFDVPVCAIGGLTVENSAEVIDAGADFCAVISDILGRSLSGVTVRTQEWAELFSAHKA